A genomic region of Lodderomyces elongisporus chromosome 5, complete sequence contains the following coding sequences:
- the MPE1 gene encoding Protein mpe1 (BUSCO:EOG0926357F): MASVVYYRFLHQKNKSVIHFDGTAISVFDLKKEIIIQNQLGAGTDFNLRLYHSEQPDLEYELDNDIISRSSYVLAKRSPASAKMGKFNNASRYITGKPRINRKVFNNTNAASGTGALGASGGLSGAPSTVSAAQLGENATEEDRIKLMFENQSTAWAHTQDELAQHKMVYYKPTAAAAANSSGSNPEDKPPPGYICYRCGKKDHWIKNCPTNNDPNFEGKKIMRTTGIPKSYLKTISREEVEKNSNLFTTNEHGDIIDKDGNAVLITEEGEYAIAMADSKTWMSYQEKLQNAAKKSKQEYESRLVASAEQENKFELLDSLSPTKRLLQPPIYMTPCCTDASKLKKLKNFNHNQQELERVLIENDFHCPNCDKEDVYIDSLIQNKELEKQLQEFKDAKEKELGINDPSKRPLTDISGNGGDVVDPDIIVDKIFQPQILDFNLYFVDENRHNDLKSIMF; encoded by the exons ATGGCTTCGGTAGTGTATTACAGGTTTCTAcatcaaaagaataaaagcgTCATTCATTTTGACGGTACGGCAATCAgtgtttttgatttgaaGAAGGAGATTATCATTCAAAACCAACTTGGTGCCGGAACAGATTTCAACTTGCGATTATATCATTCTGAACAACCGGACTTGGAGTATGAGTTAGACAATGATATTATTTCTCGGTCAAGTTATGTGCTAGCCAAGAGGTCACCTGCCTCAGCCAAAATGGGCAAGTTCAACAATGCTTCGCGGTATATCACTGGTAAACCACGAATAAATCGAAAAGTCTTCAATAATACCAATGCCGCATCCGGTACGGGTGCCTTAGGAGCCAGTGGAGGCTTATCTGGAGCACCAAGCACAGTTTCTGCGGCACAGCTAGGCGAGAATGCCACAGAAGAGGATAGAATCAAATTGATGTTTGAAAACCAGTCCACTGCATGGGCACATACACAAGATGAATTGGCACAACATAAGATGGTTTACTATAAGCCCACGGCAGCGGCAGCTGCAAATTCTTCAGGATCCAATCCTGAAGATAAGCCACCGCCAGGATATATATGCTATCGATGTGGTAAAAAGGATCATTGGATCAAAAACTGTCCAACAAATAATGACCCTAATTTCGAGGGTAAAAAGATTATGAGAACAACGGGTATTCCCAAGTCGTATTTGAAGACAATTTCCAGAGAAGAAGTCGAGAAGAACTCCAATTTATTTACAACAAACGAGCATGGCGATATTATAGATAAGGATGGTAATGCCGTATTGATCACTGAGGAAGGTGAATATGCCATTGCCATGGCGGATTCAAAGACATGGATGAGTTATCAAGAGAAGTTGCAAAATGCAGCAAAGAAATCTAAACAAGAATACGAGTCACGGTTAGTAGCGTCAGCAGAGCAAGAGAACAAGTTTGAGCTCTTGGATTCCTTATCGCCAACTAAAAGACTACTCCAGCCTCCAATATACATGACTCCATGCTGTACAGATGCCAgtaaattgaagaaattaaagaatTTCAATCACAACCAACAGGAGTTGGAAAGGGTGTTAATCGAGAATGATTTTCATTGTCCCAACTGTGATAAAGAGGATGTATACATTGATTCTTTAATTCAGAACAAGGAGTTGGAAAAGCAGTTGCAGGAGTTTAAAGACGCCAAGGAGAAAGAATTGGGTATAAACGATCCAAGCAAGAGACCATTAACAGATATAagtggtaatggtggtgacGTGGTAGATCCCGATA TTATAGT AgacaaaatttttcaaccaCAAATACTCGATTTcaatttgtattttgttgatgagAATAGACACAACGA CTTGAAATCAATCATGTTTTAG
- the RXT2 gene encoding histone deacetylase complex subunit Rxt2, whose amino-acid sequence MDSNSLEVITRFRDTVFAKRQQSAKDGGATSAPTFATNESASTAEVLPFSNRGIKLLSQHPSLDVLKTKIVEYKGEPYSVLTNETIERNNRRSKRKWSDYYGKKADYSDKEENEWSDEDNDDDEDNDDDRGEGRIHPLKTARIVELLSPLNHPSELVTHPAISKTYKSQTLSKLAMELIDLIEIEQNNLNWLNKLLQVLNGEDWFYLLEENLGLKDYDHGLNDDKKSSTSEERIGEDKEEKNSEQGQKKDALSADVTSTAEENNNNEYDDDDENSADPFFALPTAVKRFEAFHESLEPKDDDGGIKEELINYLQVSIQRQHEYIENLTQLRNGLVRADRLKNDLHKWGQEMHDRKS is encoded by the coding sequence ATGGATAGTAATTCTTTAGAAGTGATTACTAGGTTTAGAGACACCGTATTTGCCAAGCGTCAACAACTGGCCAAAGATGGCGGTGCTACTTCCGCTCCcacttttgcaacaaatgAACTGGCGTCCACGGCTGAAGTGCTTCCCTTTTCGAATCGAGGTATAAAACTATTGAGCCAACATCCTTCGCTTGATgtattgaaaacaaagattgTAGAGTATAAAGGTGAACCTTACTCGGTGTTAACGAATGAAACTATAGAGAGGAATAATAGAAGAAGCAAACGAAAATGGAGCGATTATTATGGCAAGAAAGCCGATTATAGTGACAAAGAAGAGAATGAATGGCTGGATGAAGACAACGACGACGATGAAGATAATGATGACGATAGAGGAGAGGGAAGGATACATCCTTTGAAAACTGCAAGGATAGTTGAGCTTTTATCTCCACTAAATCATCCACTGGAGCTTGTGACACACCCAGCAATCTCAAAGACATATAAGCTGCAGACTTTGAGCAAACTAGCAATGGAGTTGATTGACTTGATAGAGATTGAACAGAACAATTTGAATTGGTTGAATAAATTGCTCCAAGTGTTGAATGGTGAAGATTGGTTTTACTTGTTGGAGGAGAACTTGGGGTTAAAGGATTATGACCATGGATTAAATGACGATAAGAAAAGCTCAACAAGCGAGGAAAGAATTGGAGaggataaagaagaaaagaatctGGAACAAGggcaaaagaaagatgcGCTTAGTGCAGATGTGACAAGCACAGCAGaggaaaacaacaataatgaatacgacgacgacgatgaaAATTCAGCGGACCcattttttgctcttccCACAGCAGTTAAGCGTTTCGAGGCTTTCCATGAACTGTTGGAACCAAAGGACGATGATGGTGGCATCAAAGAGGAACTTATAAATTATCTTCAAGTGAGCATTCAACGTCAACATGAATATATTGAGAACTTGACACAATTGCGAAATGGACTTGTGCGAGCTGATCGTCTTAAGAATGACTTGCATAAATGGGGTCAAGAAATGCACGATAGAAAGAGTTAG
- the CAR2 gene encoding ornithine aminotransferase, whose protein sequence is MSTSPDFNISSQTAKDYESKYSAHNYHPLPVVFHKASGAHVWDPEGKEYLDFLSAYSAVNQGHCHPKIIQALIDQAQTLTLSSRAFSSDVFGTYAKYITEFFNYEMVLPMNTGAEAVETALKLARRWGYVKKGIPTDEAIILAAQNNFHGRTLGVISMSTDEDATTNFGPFLKNVGPKIPGAKDSENGVIRYGVIEDIEKSLQNAGDKVAAILLEPIQGEAGIVVPPSDYLPKVQQLCKKYNCLLICDEIQTGLARTGKMLCYQHSLSEDVKPDIVLLGKAISGGVIPVSAVLSSKEIMSTLEPGSHGSTYGGNPLASRVAIAALQVLKDENLVERSQKLGDLLNSKLEELKSQSDGIISEVRGKGLLAAIVIDDKKTNGRTAWDLCLLMKDHGVLAKPTHDNIIRLAPPLVISEEDLLKGVEAIRESLKQLPTAEKADH, encoded by the coding sequence ATGTCAACCTCCCCAGATTTCAACATTTCCTCGCAAACTGCCAAGGACTATGAATCAAAATATTCAGCACACAACTACCATCCATTGCCAGTAGTCTTTCACAAGGCTTCTGGTGCACACGTGTGGGACCCAGAAGGTAAAGAGTACCTCGATTTTCTTTCCGCTTATTCGGCAGTCAACCAAGGCCATTGCCACCCAAAAATTATCCAAGCCTTAATTGACCAAGCCCAAACATTGACCTTGTCTTCGCGTGCTTTTTCGAGTGATGTGTTTGGTACTTATGCCAAGTACATTACTGAATTTTTCAACTACGAAATGGTATTGCCAATGAACACGGGTGCAGAAGCCGTTGAGACTGCATTGAAATTGGCAAGAAGATGGGGTTATGTTAAAAAGGGAATCCCCACAGATGAAGCTATTATATTGGCGGCACAAAACAACTTCCATGGTAGAACATTGGGTGTTATCTCAATGTCGACAGATGAAGATGCTACAACCAACTTTGGtccatttttgaaaaatgttGGACCCAAAATCCCAGGTGCTAAGGATTCGGAAAACGGCGTTATTCGTTATGGTGTGATTGAGGATATTGAAAAGTCATTGCAGAATGCTGGTGACAAAGTTGCTGCAATCTTGTTGGAGCCAATTCAAGGTGAAGCTGGTATTGTGGTTCCACCAAGCGACTATTTGCCTAAGGTTCAACAATTGTGTAAAAAGTACAATTGTCTTCTCATTTGTGATGAGATTCAGACTGGGTTGGCAAGAACCGGTAAAATGTTGTGCTACCAACACTCTTTGTCTGAAGATGTCAAACCAGATATTGTACTCTTGGGTAAGGCTATCTCTGGAGGTGTGATCCCTGTGTCTGCTGTCTTATCGTCAAAAGAAATCATGTCCACTTTAGAACCAGGCTCACATGGATCTACATATGGTGGTAACCCATTGGCATCAAGGGTCGCTATTGCTGCATTACAAGTTTTGAAAGACGAAAACTTGGTGGAAAGATCACAAAAATTGGGTGATTTGCTTAATTCGAAATTAGAAGAATTGAAGTCTCAAAGTGATGGAATAATTAGCGAAGTTAGAGGTAAAGGTTTGCTCGCAGCCATAGtcattgatgataaaaaGACAAATGGCAGAACAGCATGGGACCTCtgtttgttgatgaaagaCCATGGTGTTTTGGCCAAACCAACTCATGATAACATTATTAGATTAGCACCACCTTTAGTCATCAGCGAAGAGGACTTGTTGAAAGGAGTGGAGGCAATAAGAGAATCATTAAAGCAATTACCAACAGCTGAAAAAGCTGACCATTAA
- the NHP6 gene encoding Non-histone chromosomal protein 6: MAAAGERKKSSRKKKDPDAPKRSLSAYMFFANENRDIVRAENPGITFGQVGKLLGEKWKALGSEDKVPYENKAEADKKRYEKEKAEYAKKNSV; the protein is encoded by the coding sequence atggCTGCCGCAggtgaaagaaagaaatcttctagaaagaagaaggatcCAGATGCACCAAAGAGATCTCTCTCTGCATACATGTTCTTTGCTAACGAAAACAGAGACATTGTTAGAGCTGAAAACCCAGGTATTACCTTTGGTCAAGTTGGTAAGTTGTTGGGTGAGAAATGGAAGGCTTTAGGTTCCGAGGACAAGGTGCCATACGAGAACAAGGCTGAGGCTGACAAAAAGAGATacgagaaagagaaagccgagtatgcaaaaaaaaactcagTTTAG
- the HRT2 gene encoding Hairy/enhancer-of-split with YRPW motif protein 2, which produces MSPLPPPYYNDDKRSFAYPTVHKRWPTIIQGAIDDVQQTIEDEGQSHPEIRESGESILTQLKQLLSDFQNDLVVRPFTEEEIDLNENLTHFNTTLAKLNTQRKVTWQTGPWLYLECYLYQFVNNMFIGSTAKFWHSFDVFYRLKTKTFKQSELGVLELCKRYETLSKQLEKVQGDEETLYLLFTEFIDISLWGNATDLSLLAGNVTLEDIKSVQGAEVRKQNEEKIIVNDLQKAWQKSGLKENVGQGSTRVDFILDNSGFELFADLILSLFLLDSQLAGEVHLHCKEIPWFVSDTMPKDFDDLLSQLDDHEFFAQIYKDDPKAIQLVSKKIHGYFKENKIIINHHPFWTLDYNYWAIPQFKDLYTELQKSNLIIFKGDLNYRKLTGDLQWPKTTPFSEAIQDLQNSGLTILSLRTCKADVCVGLPNGLNEKLIKEYEEAGNEIGEFWSSSGKWAVISFNK; this is translated from the coding sequence ATGTCTCCATTACCTCCACCATACTACAACGACGACAAGAGATCGTTTGCGTACCCTACCGTGCACAAGCGTTGGCCCACCATCATACAAGGTGCAATTGACGATGTTCAACAAACAATTGAAGATGAGGGTCAATCACATCCAGAGATTAGGGAGTCTGGAGAGCTGATCCTTACTCAATTGAAACAATTATTACTGGACTTCCAAAACGATTTAGTTGTTCGGCCATTtacagaagaagaaattgactTGAACGAAAACTTGACTCATTTCAACACCACTTTAGCAAAATTGAACACTCAACGTAAAGTTACTTGGCAAACCGGCCCTTGGCTTTATTTGGAGTGTTATCTTTACCAGTTTGTCAATAATATGTTTATTGGTTCTACAGCTAAATTCTGGCACTCGTTTGATGTCTTTTACAGattaaagacaaagacattTAAGCAATCGGAGTTGGGAGTGTTGGAGTTGTGCAAACGTTATGAAACATTATCAaaacaattggaaaaagTTCAAGGCGACGAAGAGACGTTGTACTTGTTGTTTACCGAATTTATCGACATTTCGCTTTGGGGAAATGCCACTGACTTGTCACTTTTGGCTGGAAACGTCACATTAGAGGACATCAAATCAGTCCAAGGGGCTGAAgttagaaaacaaaatgaagaGAAAATTATCGTTAATGATTTGCAAAAAGCATGGCAAAAAAGCGGCCTTAAAGAAAATGTGGGCCAAGGATCTACTAGAGTAGATTTTATCTTGGATAATTCTGGTTTTGAACTTTTTGCTGACTTGATCTTGAGCTTGTTTTTGCTTGATTCGCAATTGGCTGGAGAGGTGCATTTACATTGCAAGGAAATTCCATGGTTTGTAAGTGATACCATGCCCAAAGACTTTGATGACCTTTTGAGTCAATTGGATGATCATGAATTCTTTGCCCAGATCTACAAAGATGATCCAAAAGCTATTCAATTGGTATCTAAGAAAATACATGGATACTTTAAGGAGAacaaaatcatcatcaatcaCCATCCATTTTGGACATTGGACTACAATTACTGGGCTATTCCACAGTTTAAAGATTTATACACTGAGTTGCAAAAGTCCAACCTCATAATCTTCAAAGGTGATTTGAATTACAGAAAGCTTACAGGCGATTTGCAGTGGCCAAAGACAACACCATTCAGCGAGGCAATACAAGACTTGCAAAACAGTGGATTGACCATTTTGTCATTGCGTACATGTAAAGCCGATGTTTGTGTCGGACTTCCAAATGGGTTAAATGAAAAGTTAATAAAAGAATACGAAGAGGCAGGAAACGAAATTGGAGAATTTTGGAGTAGTTCTGGTAAATGGGCAGTTATTTCCTTCAACAAATGA
- the toa2 gene encoding Transcription initiation factor IIA subunit 2 (BUSCO:EOG09265ER6) produces MSAPAYYELYRRSTIGVTLADALDTLISDEKIQPQLANRILNNFDRIIAENLKNDANIAKSKLTFKGDLDTYRFCDDVWTFIIKNVIVKLSDVGGGSNSNSNGNSNSNSNDNDLEINVDKFKIVACNSRKAGEL; encoded by the coding sequence ATGAGCGCCCCAGCATATTACGAACTTTATAGAAGATCTACCATTGGTGTGACACTAGCCGATGCATTGGACACTTTAATTTCCGATGAGAAAATACAACCACAGCTCGCTAACCGGATCCTCAACAATTTTGATCGTATTATAGCtgaaaatttaaagaatGATGCAAACATCGCTAAGCTGAAACTTACATTCAAAGGTGATTTGGACACATATAGATTCTGCGATGATGTGTGGACATTTATTATCAAAAACGTGATTGTGAAGTTGAGCGATGTAGGTGGTGGAAGCAACAGTAATAGCAAtggtaatagtaatagcaACAGCAATGACAACGATTTAGAGATTAATGTGGATAAGTTCAAGATTGTTGCTTGTAACTCGCGAAAGGCTGGTGAACTATGA
- the DIF1 gene encoding Des-methyl DIF-1 methyltransferase A: protein MSSQERQYKRSNLRDHASYTVAPFTSDSNVMSSHYGPNSDSPLVSVAMRIRKAVSEGYNNGQSNFSGNFQRCPLPNNMSSPPMLSSSESTRTVSNLEEWDSYYKINNAPVQTLDANGGNYYDQSQNALKRKFNDFNEQQEPEIASYQAKYGALHFNEEF, encoded by the coding sequence atgtCGTCACAGGAGAGACAATACAAGAGATCAAACCTTAGGGACCACGCGTCCTATACAGTTGCTCCCTTTACAAGTGACTCCAATGTTATGTCCTCGCACTATGGACCAAATTCAGATTCACCCTTGGTATCAGTTGCAATGAGGATCAGAAAAGCCGTCAGTGAAGGTTACAATAATGGGCAACTGAATTTTTCAGGAAATTTCCAAAGATGCCCGCTTCCAAATAACATGTCTTCACCACCAATGTTATCTTCTTCAGAATCGACTAGAACAGTTTCAAACTTGGAGGAATGGGATAGCTACTACAAAATCAATAATGCTCCTGTGCAAACTTTAGATGCAAATGGTGGGAACTATTACGACCAGAGCCAGAACGCTTTGAAGAGAAAATTTAATGATTTTAACGAGCAACAAGAACCAGAAATTGCTCTGTATCAAGCTAAATATGGTGCTCTTCACTTCAATGAAGAGTTTTAA
- the TAP42 gene encoding Type 2A phosphatase-associated protein 42 (BUSCO:EOG092648LP): protein MKSDEIVFMVSIKCSLSERFSYALEEYENLSQRQDRHDSITFQTHLSKLIGEFQIILRLIDSLSLFSENEPISELTTSYIPYLNTWYYLANLYTRLLLKEGVGIAIDNKVGYLEQAKLFLIEFLTNVGNYEQLNKDQREKLGMLKRGEEIVQSPQLKRQEKIENFRKEKDLKKKLETFKQLKSTGKSREADVDEEVIRKMYLDQVQLHILNSFNLADSIAMELAVLSNRPKISEITQGANFEMARSQGIDDDRVRQQTDPTGFTTRVEQVPKSKAQISDLISKQGKILQPFTITSNRREEMKQRVFGTGQVLPSMTVEEYLDYELANGKMMKEEPKKSALSDDNDDDYDDDEDDEAQLEKRRWDDWKDDNPKGSGNTMGNIG, encoded by the exons ATGAAAAGTGAtgaaattgtttttatggTCTCTATCAAATGTAGTT TATCAGAGAGATTCAGTTATGCACTTGAAGAGTATGAAAATTTGTCCCAACGTCAAGACCGTCATGATTCCATAACTTTTCAGACTCATTTATCTAAACTTATAGGCGAGTTTCAGATAATATTGAGGTTAATTGACTCGCTCTCGCTATTCAGTGAGAACGAACCCATTTCAGAACTCACCACATCATACATTCCGTACTTGAACACCTGGTACTACTTGGCAAATTTATATACACGTCTTCTATTGAAAGAAGGTGTTGGAATTGCAATTGACAATAAAGTGGGTTATCTTGAGCAGGCGAAATTGTTTCTTATTGAATTTTTAACAAATGTGGGAAACTATGAGCAATTGAACAAGGACCAACGGGAGAAATTGGGGATGTTGAAGCGCGGAGAAGAGATTGTACAATCACCACAATTAAAACGCcaggaaaaaattgaaaatttcagaaaggagaaagacttgaaaaagaaacttgaaacttttaaGCAATTGAAATCAACTGGGAAAAGTAGGGAAGCGGATGTTGATGAGGAGGTAATAAGAAAAATGTACCTCGATCAGGTACAGTTACATATCCTCAATTCTTTCAACTTGGCTGATCTGATAGCCATGGAACTTGCTGTACTATCAAATAGGCCAAAGATACTGGAAATTACGCAAGGtgcaaattttgaaatggCACGACTGCAAGGGATTGATGACGACAGAGTCAGACAACAAACAGACCCAACGGGGTTTACAACCCGGGTGGAACAAGTGCCAAAATCTAAAGCGCAAATATCTGATTTAATTAGTAAGCAAGGCAAGATATTACAACCATTTACCATCACGAGTAATAGACGAgaagaaatgaaacaaCGGGTTTTTGGAACTGGCCAAGTATTGCCATCTATGACAGTTGAAGAATATCTTGATTATGAATTGGCCAATGGTAAAATGATGAAGGAAGAGCCAAAGAAAAGTGCGTTGAGCGatgacaatgatgatgactatgacgatgatgaagacGATGAAGCGCAATTGGAGAAAAGGAGATGGGATGATTGGAAAGATGATAATCCAAAAGGTTCAGGTAATACAATGGGAAACATTGGTTAA